The sequence ATAATGACACTAGCAGGAGCACCAATCTTTCCGTTATTTAACGCCTTTTTAAGCGCGTTGAACTGTGGATCAAAACGGCGGTTAAAGCCCAGTAAAAATGGAACTTGATGTTCCTCGACCACGCCAAGACAATCTCGTACTCGACTTAAATCGAGATCAATCGGCTTTTCACAGAAGATAGCTTTACCGGCTTTTGCAGCCATTTCGATATAGTCTGCGTGAGTGTCGGTTGCAGAGCAAATAGCCACTGCATCCACCTTCGGATCATCAAAGGCTTGTTCGACAGTCTGACGTATAACACCGGGGTATTCATGGCAGAACTGCTCAGCAAACACATCGTAAGGCTCAACTAATGAATAGAGACAAGTGTTGGGATGATTAGCAATGTTAGTAGCATGCACTTGACCGATACGGCCAGCACCAAACAGTGCGATATTAAACATAGGATGCTCCTATTTTAAGGCTATTTGGGACGTTAATATTTTCTAATACCGAACAGTACTCACGTCCTACGGTTCAAATTAAATCAATAAATTAACCTTTAGAATAGGCGTTTCATCCCCGCTAGCATGTCACTTGCGATATCGTGATAATCCCCTTCCCATAACTGGTCATTGAGGTATTCTCCTGAGTAAAATCCCTCATAACCCGTCTGACGAATCGCATCAACCCACTCTTTTAGTGGGATCTCTCCTTGCCCAATAATATGGCCACGCAACTCTCGCTCATCAGGCCAAGCTTCTGATTCAGCAGGGCGAGCACCATCCGAAATATGCACGTTGTAGATCAGTGAGGGGTCAATCGCGGCCACCTGCTCTAAAGAGGCGCCCCTACATGCCCAGAGATGCCAAGTATCAAGAACAAATCCAAAGTTATCGCGCCCAACGGCATCATGCAGGCGGTAATAGTCCTCAAGCTTAGCGATAGGTGTCCAAGCGGCACCTTCATATTGAAAGCGGATCCCGAAATTTTTCCCAATATCAGCAATTTGACGGATGTTCTGAGCCGTCAATTCGATATTTTGTTGTTTAGTCAGCCCATTTAGCCCCTCAAACGCGTTCAGTTGTATGGTAGGAGCACCCACTTCATTGGCAAAAC comes from Vibrio astriarenae and encodes:
- a CDS encoding sugar phosphate isomerase/epimerase family protein — its product is MRFALHGMCSLHSNILSDVRLAKETGYQGLEIHTEKLWRYINAGLTASQLRLRMEEFGIEATAIDIIGAIEVTDKERKAKLFSDTEFLCRFANEVGAPTIQLNAFEGLNGLTKQQNIELTAQNIRQIADIGKNFGIRFQYEGAAWTPIAKLEDYYRLHDAVGRDNFGFVLDTWHLWACRGASLEQVAAIDPSLIYNVHISDGARPAESEAWPDERELRGHIIGQGEIPLKEWVDAIRQTGYEGFYSGEYLNDQLWEGDYHDIASDMLAGMKRLF